A stretch of Flavobacterium sp. N1994 DNA encodes these proteins:
- a CDS encoding RNA recognition motif domain-containing protein, whose translation MNIFVGSLPFSIDEADLRESFEAYGTVNSVKIITDKFTGRSKGFGFVEMENDTEAEKAIQELNGATVEGRAIVVNKSEPKPEGERRTFNNNRSGGSGGGYNGGGNSRGGGSYSGGNSGGGNRGRY comes from the coding sequence ATGAACATTTTTGTTGGAAGTCTTCCGTTTAGTATTGACGAAGCAGATTTAAGAGAGTCTTTTGAGGCTTATGGTACGGTTAATTCCGTTAAAATTATCACTGATAAATTTACTGGAAGAAGTAAAGGATTCGGTTTCGTTGAAATGGAAAATGACACAGAAGCTGAAAAAGCAATTCAAGAATTAAATGGTGCAACTGTTGAAGGACGTGCTATTGTAGTTAATAAATCTGAACCAAAACCAGAAGGCGAAAGAAGAACTTTCAACAACAACCGTTCAGGCGGTAGCGGTGGAGGTTATAACGGTGGTGGAAACTCACGTGGTGGCGGAAGCTACAGTGGTGGAAACAGCGGTGGTGGAAATAGAGGAAGATACTAG